The Roseibaca calidilacus genome has a window encoding:
- a CDS encoding protein meaA → MTDTQVRPQKDKPWLFRTYAGHSTARASNALYRNNLSKGQTGLSVAFDLPTQTGYDSDHELSKGEVGKVGVPICHLGDMRLLFDQIPLEQMNTSMTINATAPWLLALYIAVAEEQGADVSQLNGTVQNDLIKEYLSRGTYICPPQPSMRMITDVAAYTREHLPKWNPMNVCSYHLQEAGATPQQELAFALATACAVLDDLKTKVPAEHFPQMVGRISFFVNAGIRFVTEMCKMRAFVDLWDEICRDRYGIDDPKFRRFRYGVQVNSLGLTEPQPENNVYRILIEALAVTLSKKARCRALQLPAWNEALGLPRPWDQQWSLRLQQVLAYETDLLEYDDLFDNNPAIDRKVAELANGAREELARIDEMGGAVKAIDYMKSRLVEANAERIAGIETGDTIVVGVNKFTTTEPSPLTTGEDAIMVSDPEAEADQIARLTEWRAARDEAAVQAALADLRAAARDGRNVMPPSIAAAKAGATTGEWGETVRAAFGQYRGPTGVSRAPSNRTEGLEDVREAVDAVSAKLGRKLKFVVGKPGLDGHSNGAEQIAARARDCGMDIAYEGIRLTPAEIVAAVRDEDAHVVGLSILSGSHIPLMGDLMALMRAEGLGHVPVIVGGIIPEDDAERLRAMGVARVYTPKDFKLNQIMMDIVALVDREPVAAE, encoded by the coding sequence ATGACCGACACCCAAGTCCGCCCGCAAAAGGACAAGCCCTGGCTGTTTCGCACCTATGCCGGGCATTCCACCGCGCGCGCGTCGAACGCGCTGTATCGCAACAACCTGTCCAAGGGGCAGACGGGCCTGTCGGTGGCGTTCGATCTGCCCACGCAGACGGGCTATGACAGCGACCACGAATTGTCCAAGGGCGAGGTCGGCAAGGTCGGCGTGCCGATCTGCCATCTGGGCGATATGCGGCTGCTCTTCGACCAGATCCCGCTGGAGCAGATGAACACCTCGATGACCATCAACGCGACCGCGCCGTGGTTGCTGGCGCTGTATATCGCGGTGGCGGAAGAGCAGGGCGCAGATGTCAGCCAGTTGAACGGCACGGTGCAGAACGACCTTATCAAGGAATACCTGTCGCGCGGCACCTATATCTGCCCGCCCCAGCCCTCTATGCGGATGATTACCGATGTCGCGGCCTATACGCGCGAGCATCTGCCCAAATGGAACCCGATGAATGTCTGTTCCTACCACCTGCAAGAGGCGGGCGCGACACCGCAGCAAGAACTGGCCTTCGCGCTGGCGACGGCCTGTGCGGTGCTGGACGATCTGAAAACCAAGGTTCCTGCCGAACATTTCCCGCAGATGGTGGGGCGGATTTCGTTTTTTGTGAATGCAGGCATCCGCTTCGTGACAGAGATGTGCAAGATGCGCGCCTTCGTGGACCTGTGGGATGAAATCTGCCGCGACCGTTACGGCATTGATGACCCGAAATTCCGCCGCTTCCGCTACGGGGTGCAGGTCAACAGCCTTGGCCTGACCGAACCGCAGCCGGAAAACAACGTCTACCGCATTTTGATAGAGGCTTTGGCGGTCACGCTGTCAAAGAAAGCCCGCTGCCGCGCGCTGCAACTGCCCGCCTGGAACGAGGCGCTGGGCCTGCCGCGCCCGTGGGATCAGCAATGGTCGCTGCGCCTGCAACAGGTTCTGGCCTATGAAACCGACCTTCTGGAATATGACGACCTGTTCGACAACAACCCGGCAATTGATCGCAAGGTTGCTGAACTGGCCAACGGCGCGCGCGAAGAATTGGCGCGGATTGACGAGATGGGCGGCGCGGTCAAAGCCATTGACTACATGAAATCACGGCTGGTCGAGGCGAATGCAGAGCGCATCGCCGGTATTGAAACAGGCGATACCATCGTGGTCGGGGTGAACAAATTCACCACCACCGAACCTTCGCCCCTGACCACCGGCGAAGATGCGATCATGGTGTCCGACCCAGAGGCAGAGGCCGACCAGATCGCCCGCCTGACTGAATGGCGCGCTGCCCGCGACGAGGCCGCAGTGCAAGCCGCGCTTGCCGATCTGCGCGCTGCGGCACGGGACGGGCGCAATGTCATGCCGCCCTCGATAGCGGCGGCCAAGGCCGGGGCTACGACTGGCGAATGGGGCGAAACCGTGCGCGCGGCCTTTGGCCAATATCGCGGCCCGACCGGCGTTTCGCGCGCCCCGTCGAACCGGACCGAAGGGCTGGAAGATGTGCGCGAAGCTGTCGATGCCGTCAGCGCCAAGCTGGGCCGTAAGCTGAAATTCGTGGTCGGCAAGCCGGGGCTGGATGGGCATTCCAATGGCGCCGAGCAGATAGCCGCGCGGGCCCGCGATTGCGGGATGGACATTGCCTATGAGGGCATTCGCCTGACGCCTGCCGAAATCGTCGCTGCCGTGCGCGATGAAGACGCGCATGTGGTCGGCCTGTCGATTCTGTCGGGCAGTCATATTCCGCTGATGGGCGACCTGATGGCCTTGATGCGCGCCGAAGGGCTGGGGCATGTGCCTGTCATCGTGGGGGGCATCATCCCGGAGGACGACGCCGAACGCTTGCGCGCCATGGGTGTGGCCCGTGTCTATACGCCCAAAGATTTCAAACTGAACCAGATCATGATGGATATCGTGGCGCTGGTGGACCGCGAACCCGTCGCGGCAGAGTGA
- a CDS encoding transferrin-binding protein-like solute binding protein, with protein sequence MLIRLASALSVMTLAACGGGAMSPSPNGLPRTGNLPNVLPQSGQGNSGGVVANGAPAAGVEATMRYNRISGRASGARVDFHNGDLAGVSVTCGRAGGGATVPECEAVNADSAWLVNELSGNYAYAGAFAVNGHGPNGSEDSFVAIHSGPGMNDAEDTILPGESVDYRGQFQAGASLIENGVQYEGRATGGMDLTADFTSGTLSASFDGQLRDADDNVYVDLAAGFEDAVIGPDGRFYNTDGTLFSYNGAQAWGELDGDFYGPNAEETAGTFGFGNGSGGMTGIMLGCSEYNAANCVAPSPRF encoded by the coding sequence ATGCTTATTCGTCTTGCCTCAGCTTTGTCCGTCATGACCTTGGCCGCCTGCGGCGGTGGCGCGATGTCGCCCAGCCCAAACGGGTTGCCAAGAACGGGAAATCTTCCCAATGTTCTGCCGCAATCGGGGCAGGGAAATTCCGGCGGCGTGGTTGCGAATGGCGCGCCTGCCGCAGGGGTAGAGGCCACAATGCGCTACAATCGCATTTCTGGACGTGCCAGCGGCGCGAGGGTCGATTTTCACAATGGCGATTTGGCCGGGGTATCCGTGACCTGCGGCCGCGCCGGTGGCGGTGCGACCGTGCCCGAATGCGAAGCGGTGAATGCGGATAGCGCTTGGCTGGTGAACGAACTGAGCGGCAATTACGCCTATGCGGGGGCGTTCGCGGTGAATGGGCATGGGCCGAATGGCAGCGAGGACAGCTTTGTCGCCATCCATTCCGGGCCGGGCATGAATGATGCCGAAGACACCATCTTGCCCGGCGAAAGCGTTGACTATCGCGGCCAGTTCCAAGCCGGGGCCAGCCTGATCGAGAACGGCGTTCAATACGAAGGGCGCGCAACTGGCGGCATGGACCTGACGGCGGATTTCACATCTGGCACCCTGTCGGCCAGTTTTGACGGGCAACTGCGCGACGCGGATGACAACGTATATGTTGACCTTGCAGCCGGGTTCGAAGATGCCGTGATCGGACCGGATGGGCGCTTTTACAACACCGATGGCACGCTGTTTTCGTATAATGGCGCACAGGCATGGGGCGAACTGGACGGTGATTTCTACGGACCCAATGCCGAGGAAACCGCCGGAACCTTTGGGTTTGGAAACGGCTCTGGCGGGATGACCGGGATCATGCTGGGCTGCTCTGAATACAACGCCGCCAATTGCGTCGCCCCAAGCCCGCGCTTCTAG
- the cobT gene encoding cobaltochelatase subunit CobT, protein MSKPSDNPADPFKKALSDTARTMADAREMTVTYSVDPPGLSNDAMRLPQVTRRMTRDEVLLARGTADSLALRHRYHDTGTHARYMPQGDMARELYQAMEDARCEAVGARHMPGTAGNIDARIKHDAGRKGYAQIRDRKDAPLPVAASYMIRELATGRTLPEGADNVLDLWRGFIEERAGGTLEGLDKVLADQGAFARFTRRMIEDLGFGDQLGDDPDDMGDEDEGIEEDQEDQPEEPENPDSQGDDDSADDESSDEDGQSQDAAQADLAVDEDAEDEMSDEAELPEGEAPMDPPPPPPHSEASADYKVFTTAHDEEIRAEDLAEPAELERLRAYLDQQLEPLKGAVSRLANKLQRRLQAQQNRSWLFDLEEGTLDAGRLARVVANPTTPLSFKQEKDTEFRDTVVTLLLDNSGSMRGRPISIAAICADVLARTLERCNVKVEILGFTTRAWKGGLSRENWLAEGRSLQPGRLNDLRHIIYKQADAPWRRVRPNLGLMMKEGLLKENIDGEALEWAHRRMVARPEARKILMVISDGAPVDDSTLSVNPANYLERHLRDVIAMVEKRRAVELLAIGIGHDVTRYYNRAVTITDVEQLAGAMTEQLAALFDKDPRARARFVGIKRAS, encoded by the coding sequence ATGAGCAAGCCTTCCGACAATCCGGCAGACCCGTTCAAGAAGGCGCTGTCCGACACCGCCCGCACCATGGCCGATGCGCGCGAGATGACGGTGACCTATTCGGTCGACCCGCCGGGCCTGTCGAATGATGCCATGCGCTTGCCGCAAGTGACCCGCCGCATGACCCGAGATGAAGTTTTGCTGGCGCGCGGCACCGCCGACAGCTTGGCCCTGCGCCACCGCTACCACGACACCGGCACCCATGCACGTTATATGCCGCAAGGCGACATGGCGCGCGAATTGTATCAGGCGATGGAAGATGCCCGTTGCGAAGCGGTGGGTGCGCGGCATATGCCCGGCACCGCAGGCAATATCGACGCGCGGATAAAGCATGACGCGGGCCGCAAGGGCTATGCGCAGATCCGCGACCGCAAGGATGCGCCCCTGCCCGTGGCCGCCAGCTATATGATCCGCGAATTGGCCACCGGGCGCACCTTGCCCGAAGGCGCGGACAATGTGCTGGACCTGTGGCGCGGCTTTATCGAAGAGCGCGCGGGCGGCACCTTGGAAGGGCTGGACAAGGTGCTGGCCGACCAAGGCGCCTTTGCCCGCTTCACCCGCCGCATGATCGAGGATCTGGGCTTTGGCGACCAGTTGGGCGACGATCCCGACGACATGGGCGATGAGGATGAGGGCATTGAGGAGGATCAGGAAGATCAGCCCGAAGAGCCCGAAAACCCCGACAGCCAAGGCGATGATGACAGCGCCGATGACGAAAGCTCTGACGAGGACGGCCAATCGCAAGATGCCGCCCAAGCCGATCTGGCCGTGGATGAAGACGCCGAGGACGAAATGTCGGACGAGGCGGAACTGCCAGAGGGCGAGGCCCCCATGGACCCGCCCCCCCCACCGCCGCATTCCGAGGCGAGTGCGGATTACAAGGTCTTCACCACCGCCCATGACGAGGAAATCCGCGCCGAGGACTTGGCAGAGCCTGCCGAATTGGAACGCCTGCGCGCCTATCTGGACCAGCAGTTGGAACCCTTGAAGGGCGCGGTGTCGCGCTTGGCCAACAAACTGCAACGTCGCTTGCAGGCCCAGCAGAACCGCTCTTGGCTATTCGATCTGGAAGAAGGCACGCTGGATGCCGGGCGCTTGGCGCGCGTGGTCGCCAACCCCACGACGCCCCTGTCTTTCAAGCAGGAAAAGGACACTGAATTCCGCGACACGGTGGTGACGCTGCTTTTGGATAATTCCGGGTCCATGCGCGGGCGGCCGATTTCGATCGCAGCCATCTGTGCCGATGTCTTGGCCCGCACGCTGGAGCGCTGCAACGTCAAGGTCGAAATCCTTGGCTTTACCACCCGCGCGTGGAAGGGCGGGCTGTCGCGGGAAAACTGGCTGGCCGAAGGGCGCAGCCTGCAACCGGGCCGCCTGAACGATCTGCGCCATATCATCTACAAGCAAGCCGATGCGCCGTGGCGGCGCGTGCGCCCCAATCTGGGCTTGATGATGAAAGAGGGCCTGCTGAAGGAGAACATCGACGGCGAGGCGCTGGAATGGGCGCATAGACGCATGGTCGCGCGGCCAGAGGCGCGCAAGATCCTGATGGTTATTTCCGACGGCGCGCCGGTTGATGACAGCACGCTGTCGGTAAACCCCGCGAATTATCTGGAGCGCCATCTGCGCGACGTGATCGCCATGGTCGAAAAGCGCCGCGCGGTGGAACTTCTGGCCATCGGCATCGGCCATGACGTGACGCGCTATTACAACCGCGCGGTCACGATTACCGATGTTGAACAACTGGCCGGGGCCATGACCGAACAGCTTGCCGCGCTCTTTGACAAAGACCCGCGCGCACGGGCGCGGTTTGTCGGGATCAAACGCGCAAGCTAG
- a CDS encoding cytochrome P450, with the protein MTFAALPSFCQDPKEPRFVQDPYPAYDRMRALGSLVYWQDYALPCTTSFAATNAVLRDRRFGRVPLDPPKIAPHLAPFYAIEAHSMLELEPPRHTRLRGLVLRAFTSRRIAALAPEIDALAHDLIDRLPKGEFDLLAQFAQPLPVIIIARLLGVPESMAPELLRWSNAMVGMYQAGRTRAMEDAASQAATEFAGFLRGYIDQRRTQPADDLITHLIAAEDDGQTLSTDEMIATCILLLNAGHEATVHSLGLAVKTLLDHGLWPTPITEALVEECLRFDPALHLFTRWAYDDIDVMGVTVPRGAQIACLLGAANRCPKYWDDANAFKPARVPKAHSGFGAGLHFCLGAPLARLELLRALSVLSARLPRLRLAAPPRLADIYHFHGLARLIVTQDTPSP; encoded by the coding sequence GTGACGTTCGCCGCGCTTCCCAGCTTTTGCCAAGACCCGAAAGAGCCGCGTTTCGTGCAAGACCCCTACCCGGCCTATGACCGGATGCGCGCGCTTGGGTCACTGGTATATTGGCAGGATTACGCCCTGCCCTGCACCACCAGTTTTGCCGCAACCAACGCGGTGCTGCGCGACCGCCGGTTCGGGCGGGTGCCGCTGGACCCGCCCAAGATCGCGCCGCATCTGGCCCCGTTCTACGCCATCGAGGCGCATTCCATGCTGGAACTGGAACCGCCGCGCCACACGCGGTTGCGCGGCTTGGTGTTGCGGGCCTTCACCTCGCGCCGGATCGCGGCGCTTGCGCCAGAGATCGACGCACTCGCGCATGACCTGATCGACCGCTTGCCCAAAGGGGAGTTCGACCTGCTGGCGCAGTTCGCCCAACCCTTGCCCGTCATCATCATTGCCCGGTTGCTGGGTGTGCCCGAATCCATGGCGCCCGAGCTGCTGCGCTGGTCGAATGCGATGGTGGGCATGTATCAGGCCGGGCGCACGCGCGCGATGGAAGATGCCGCAAGCCAGGCCGCGACCGAATTCGCGGGCTTCCTGCGCGGCTATATCGACCAGCGCCGCACCCAACCCGCCGATGACCTGATTACCCATCTTATTGCCGCCGAGGATGACGGGCAGACCCTGTCCACCGATGAAATGATCGCCACCTGCATCCTGCTGCTGAATGCAGGCCATGAAGCGACGGTGCACAGCCTTGGGCTGGCGGTGAAAACCCTGCTGGACCACGGGCTATGGCCCACCCCGATCACCGAGGCACTGGTCGAGGAGTGCCTGCGCTTCGACCCGGCGCTGCACCTGTTCACGCGCTGGGCCTATGACGACATAGATGTGATGGGCGTGACCGTGCCGCGCGGCGCGCAGATCGCCTGCCTGCTGGGCGCGGCAAACCGCTGCCCAAAATACTGGGACGACGCCAACGCGTTCAAACCTGCTCGCGTGCCAAAGGCCCATTCGGGCTTTGGCGCGGGGCTGCATTTCTGCCTTGGCGCTCCGCTTGCGCGGCTGGAACTGCTGCGGGCCTTGTCGGTGCTGTCTGCGCGCCTGCCACGGCTAAGGCTGGCCGCGCCCCCAAGGCTTGCCGATATCTACCATTTCCACGGGTTGGCGCGGTTGATCGTCACGCAAGACACGCCTTCCCCTTGA
- a CDS encoding thermonuclease family protein, producing the protein MKYLALLTSALLAACTPAAPPPGAPTAFEQAGCRIARVVDGDTVRVACGGGGTVPVRLTGFDTPETFRPRCASELARGRAATQHLSALIAQAERVDLQMQGKDRYDRSLARLTLEGRDVARRMIADGHAVPYAGGRRQNWCG; encoded by the coding sequence GTGAAGTATCTTGCCCTGCTGACATCAGCGCTGCTGGCCGCCTGCACGCCCGCAGCCCCGCCCCCCGGCGCACCGACGGCCTTTGAACAGGCTGGCTGTCGCATTGCGCGCGTGGTTGATGGCGACACGGTCCGCGTTGCCTGCGGCGGGGGCGGAACCGTGCCCGTTCGGCTGACCGGCTTCGACACGCCAGAGACGTTTCGCCCGAGATGCGCGTCTGAATTGGCGCGCGGGCGCGCGGCAACGCAGCATCTGAGCGCTTTGATTGCGCAGGCCGAGCGCGTGGATTTGCAGATGCAGGGCAAGGACAGATATGATCGGAGCTTGGCGCGGCTGACCCTTGAAGGTCGTGACGTTGCGCGCCGCATGATCGCGGATGGGCACGCCGTGCCCTATGCGGGCGGTCGGCGGCAAAACTGGTGCGGCTAG
- the cobS gene encoding cobaltochelatase subunit CobS: MTDLSRPTEDISVRDVFGIDSDMTVKGFTEGSDRVPALDPTYKFDPDTTLAILAGFAYNRRVMIQGYHGTGKSTHIEQVAARLNWPSVRVNLDSHISRIDLIGKDAIKLKDGVQVTEFQDGILPWALRNPVAIVFDEYDAGRPDVMFVIQRVLEHDGKLTLLDQNEIITPHPSFRLFATANTVGLGDTTGLYHGTQQINQAQMDRWSLVATLNYLSHDAEVAIVLSKNPAYNTAKGRQEISQMVTVADMTRTAFMNGDLSTVMSPRTVINWAENARIFRSVGYAFRLSFLNKCDELERQTVAEFYQRCFDEELPESAASMSLG, encoded by the coding sequence ATGACAGACCTTAGCAGGCCCACCGAAGATATCTCTGTCCGCGATGTGTTCGGAATAGACAGCGACATGACCGTGAAGGGCTTTACCGAGGGCAGCGACCGTGTGCCTGCGCTGGACCCGACCTACAAGTTCGACCCTGACACGACGCTCGCGATTCTTGCGGGCTTTGCCTATAATCGGCGGGTGATGATCCAAGGCTATCACGGCACCGGCAAATCCACCCATATCGAACAGGTGGCCGCGCGTCTGAACTGGCCGTCGGTGCGGGTAAACCTGGACAGCCATATCAGCCGGATTGACCTGATCGGGAAAGACGCGATCAAGCTGAAGGACGGCGTGCAGGTTACGGAATTTCAAGACGGAATCCTGCCTTGGGCGCTGCGCAACCCGGTGGCGATTGTGTTTGACGAATACGATGCAGGCCGCCCTGATGTGATGTTCGTCATTCAGCGCGTGCTGGAACATGACGGCAAGCTGACCTTGCTGGACCAGAATGAAATCATCACCCCGCACCCGTCTTTCCGTCTGTTTGCCACCGCGAACACGGTCGGCTTGGGCGACACGACGGGCCTGTATCACGGCACGCAGCAGATTAACCAAGCGCAGATGGACCGCTGGTCGCTGGTCGCCACGCTGAACTATCTGAGCCATGACGCAGAGGTCGCGATCGTTCTGTCGAAGAACCCGGCCTATAACACGGCAAAGGGACGTCAAGAGATCAGCCAGATGGTGACGGTCGCGGATATGACGCGCACCGCCTTCATGAATGGCGATCTGTCCACGGTCATGTCGCCCCGCACGGTGATAAACTGGGCTGAGAATGCGCGCATCTTCCGGTCGGTCGGTTATGCGTTCCGCCTTAGCTTCTTGAACAAATGCGACGAGTTGGAGCGCCAGACGGTGGCAGAATTCTACCAGCGTTGCTTTGACGAGGAACTGCCGGAATCTGCCGCCAGCATGTCCTTGGGGTGA
- a CDS encoding SDR family NAD(P)-dependent oxidoreductase, with product MRKLSGKTYWLVGASEGLGRALAQKLSKAGVSLVLSARGTDSLNDLAGSLPGPARVVACDVSDRASVLAAAQDVGAVDGLVFLAGVYWPQPAQEWNAEQVEAMFDVNLTGAARVLGQVVPAMVARGAGHVVITGSLSGYRGLPGAIGYASSKAGLMHLAESIHCDLRGTGVDVQLAVPGFIRTRLTEKNDFAMPFIMEPEQAAEEMMILMRSDKFHRAFPKLFSLVFRGGNFLPDWLYYRVFGR from the coding sequence ATGAGAAAACTGTCAGGCAAGACGTATTGGCTGGTCGGCGCTTCCGAAGGGTTGGGGCGCGCGCTGGCACAGAAACTGTCGAAAGCCGGGGTGTCGCTGGTGCTGAGCGCGCGGGGCACGGACAGTCTGAATGATTTGGCGGGCAGCCTGCCCGGCCCGGCCCGCGTGGTCGCCTGCGACGTGTCGGACCGCGCGTCGGTCTTGGCCGCGGCACAAGACGTGGGCGCGGTGGACGGGCTGGTGTTTCTGGCAGGTGTCTACTGGCCGCAGCCCGCGCAAGAGTGGAACGCCGAGCAGGTGGAAGCCATGTTCGACGTGAACCTGACAGGGGCCGCCCGCGTGCTGGGCCAAGTCGTGCCCGCCATGGTTGCGCGCGGGGCGGGGCATGTGGTCATTACCGGGTCGCTGTCGGGCTATCGGGGTCTGCCGGGCGCGATTGGCTATGCGTCGTCCAAAGCGGGGCTGATGCATCTGGCAGAATCCATACACTGCGATCTGCGCGGCACGGGCGTGGATGTGCAACTGGCGGTGCCGGGCTTCATCCGCACGCGGCTGACAGAAAAGAACGATTTCGCCATGCCCTTCATCATGGAACCCGAACAGGCCGCAGAAGAAATGATGATCCTCATGCGCTCGGACAAATTCCACCGCGCCTTCCCCAAGCTGTTCTCGCTGGTGTTCCGGGGCGGCAACTTCCTGCCCGACTGGCTGTATTACCGGGTCTTCGGGCGCTAA
- the xth gene encoding exodeoxyribonuclease III: MKLVSFNINGIKARGPALTRWLDAFRPDVLVMQEIKSVDDAFPREIFEDRGYHLATHGQKGFNGVAIASLLPLSDVTRGLPGDDDDAQSRYIEATVQGATRVLRVCGLYLPNGNPVELDGAGAPVPGGKYAYKLAWMARLRARAEALLAAETPFVMLGDYNIIPQAEDAARPKAWEADALFRLPSREAFRKIVNLGLTDALRACTQAPDNFTFWDYQAGAWDRNDGIRIDHILLCPQAADWLQDCGIDRAVRGEEKPSDHVPIWAEMAL, from the coding sequence ATGAAGCTGGTCAGTTTCAACATCAACGGAATCAAGGCGCGGGGACCGGCGCTGACCCGCTGGCTGGATGCGTTTAGACCCGACGTGCTGGTCATGCAGGAAATCAAATCGGTCGATGATGCTTTCCCACGAGAGATATTCGAAGACCGCGGCTACCATCTGGCAACCCATGGGCAAAAGGGTTTTAACGGGGTGGCGATTGCCAGCCTCTTGCCGCTGTCGGATGTAACGCGCGGCTTGCCGGGCGATGATGACGACGCGCAGTCGCGCTATATTGAGGCGACTGTGCAGGGGGCCACGCGTGTCTTGCGGGTTTGCGGATTGTATCTGCCCAATGGCAACCCGGTGGAACTGGACGGGGCAGGCGCGCCCGTGCCGGGGGGCAAATACGCCTATAAACTGGCATGGATGGCGCGGCTGCGCGCGCGGGCCGAAGCGCTTCTGGCGGCTGAGACCCCGTTTGTCATGTTGGGGGATTACAACATCATCCCGCAGGCCGAAGATGCCGCGCGGCCCAAGGCATGGGAGGCTGACGCGCTGTTTCGATTGCCCTCGCGCGAAGCGTTTCGGAAAATTGTCAATCTGGGCCTGACAGATGCGTTGCGCGCGTGCACGCAAGCGCCTGACAACTTTACGTTTTGGGATTATCAGGCCGGTGCGTGGGACCGCAATGACGGCATCCGCATTGACCATATTCTGCTGTGCCCCCAAGCCGCTGACTGGTTGCAAGATTGCGGCATTGACCGGGCGGTCCGGGGCGAAGAAAAGCCCTCTGACCATGTGCCGATCTGGGCCGAAATGGCGCTCTAA
- a CDS encoding NADPH-dependent FMN reductase, producing the protein MTQTPRIGVILGSTRDSRFGLAPAEWILARAKARGDWDVDLIDLKDHPLPLFNEMASNAWMPSQDPAAVKWQETLAQYDGFIFVTPEYNRSITGALKNALDQAYVEWNRKAFGIVSYGSVGGTRAAEHLRTIGVELQMVSTRAAVHIGGGDFFSVHPLGGDPKPIETLEASIGASADAMLSDLDWWTRATMAARAA; encoded by the coding sequence ATGACCCAGACCCCCCGTATCGGCGTAATTCTTGGCAGCACCCGCGACAGCCGTTTCGGGCTGGCGCCGGCTGAATGGATTTTGGCCCGCGCCAAGGCGCGCGGCGATTGGGATGTTGACCTGATCGACCTGAAAGACCACCCCTTGCCATTGTTCAACGAGATGGCGTCGAACGCTTGGATGCCTAGCCAAGACCCCGCCGCCGTGAAATGGCAAGAAACCCTTGCGCAATATGACGGGTTCATCTTCGTGACCCCGGAATACAACCGCTCCATCACTGGCGCGCTGAAAAACGCGCTGGACCAAGCCTATGTCGAATGGAACCGCAAGGCATTCGGCATTGTCAGCTACGGCTCGGTTGGTGGCACCCGCGCGGCGGAACATCTGCGCACCATCGGGGTAGAGTTGCAGATGGTCTCGACCCGGGCGGCGGTGCATATTGGCGGTGGCGATTTCTTCAGCGTGCACCCGCTGGGCGGCGATCCGAAACCGATCGAAACACTGGAAGCCAGCATTGGCGCGTCTGCCGATGCGATGCTGTCGGACCTTGATTGGTGGACCCGTGCCACCATGGCGGCCCGCGCCGCCTGA
- a CDS encoding methyl-accepting chemotaxis protein — protein sequence MKDTHTLAAPTMKRVTLDAISEQSNQAALYAGKSVNRIRKITNQMQMLALNAKIEAAKAGQFGRGFSVVAAEVGLVGEEINTVAQDIQSILSQRLSGLNDMVAQMEKDTLGDRLVDLAFTAVDTIDRNLYERTCDVRWWATDSSFVTALQTMDLSAIAHATRRLGVILDAYNIYLDLWICDLEGRVIANARPNKYDLSNLCVREFSWFKEAVNQVSGDEFSVGEVVKSRALNDDQCLSYACAIRENGDKHGKVLGVMASSFDWEAQARSVVGSLRMDETMARRNTRVLLIDRQNRVIASSDGLGFLTERISFPPDADYMSGWYTTDNTLVAYHSTNGFETYAGLGWKGVVTQDLR from the coding sequence GTGAAAGACACCCATACTCTTGCCGCCCCGACCATGAAACGCGTGACACTGGATGCGATTTCAGAGCAAAGCAACCAAGCTGCGCTTTATGCTGGCAAAAGCGTGAACCGCATTCGGAAGATTACCAACCAAATGCAGATGCTGGCCCTGAATGCCAAGATCGAGGCCGCCAAGGCCGGGCAATTTGGCCGCGGGTTTTCGGTTGTCGCGGCGGAAGTCGGCCTTGTCGGTGAAGAGATCAACACCGTGGCGCAGGACATCCAGAGCATCTTGTCACAGCGCCTGTCCGGCCTGAACGATATGGTCGCCCAGATGGAAAAAGACACATTGGGCGATCGCTTGGTGGATTTGGCCTTTACCGCCGTCGATACCATTGACCGAAACTTGTATGAGCGCACCTGCGACGTGCGGTGGTGGGCGACGGATTCGTCTTTTGTCACCGCGCTGCAAACCATGGACCTAAGCGCCATTGCCCATGCAACCCGGCGGTTGGGCGTAATTCTGGACGCCTATAACATCTATCTTGACCTGTGGATCTGCGATCTTGAGGGCAGGGTCATCGCAAATGCGCGGCCCAACAAATATGACCTGTCCAACCTTTGTGTCAGAGAGTTCTCTTGGTTCAAGGAGGCCGTGAACCAAGTATCGGGCGATGAGTTTTCCGTGGGCGAAGTGGTAAAATCGCGCGCGCTGAATGACGACCAATGCCTAAGCTATGCCTGTGCAATCCGCGAGAACGGCGACAAGCATGGCAAGGTTCTGGGGGTCATGGCCTCCAGTTTTGATTGGGAAGCGCAGGCGCGATCCGTCGTCGGCAGCTTGCGGATGGATGAAACGATGGCCCGTCGCAATACGCGCGTTTTGCTGATTGACCGCCAAAACCGGGTCATCGCCTCGTCCGATGGTCTGGGGTTCTTGACCGAGCGTATTTCGTTTCCGCCCGATGCCGATTACATGTCGGGATGGTATACAACCGACAACACTCTGGTTGCCTATCACAGCACCAATGGGTTTGAGACCTATGCAGGGCTTGGCTGGAAAGGCGTCGTCACGCAGGATCTGCGCTAG